Proteins from a genomic interval of Marinitoga sp. 1197:
- a CDS encoding ATP-binding cassette domain-containing protein, producing the protein MEENHFYNYNEEKKLVLENGNKDNIIEIKDCTIYTENKEKLLEIEDFIINKSNGLYIIKGKNGSGKTTILNLLTQIASPEIIKKNKKNSAFYFSKEFIESCSYLYNPVYLFEGDVKTNIIFNNTEDPQYLKEIISMLNINNLDKKINFQNLNISLGEKQKIHLARVLYFSKDKNILLLDEPLSNLDYKTKENIKDYLGKLKEEKIILVVSHENLFDDIANKIYNIIDNKILEERKEVIE; encoded by the coding sequence AGTCTTAGAAAATGGTAATAAAGATAATATTATAGAAATAAAGGATTGTACAATATATACGGAAAATAAAGAAAAATTATTAGAAATAGAAGATTTTATAATAAATAAAAGTAATGGATTATATATTATAAAAGGAAAAAATGGAAGTGGAAAAACAACTATTTTAAATTTATTAACGCAAATAGCTTCACCTGAAATAATCAAGAAAAATAAAAAGAATTCTGCATTTTATTTTTCTAAAGAGTTTATTGAAAGTTGTTCATATTTATATAATCCTGTATATCTTTTTGAAGGTGATGTTAAAACAAATATTATATTTAACAATACAGAAGATCCCCAATATCTAAAAGAGATAATTTCTATGCTAAATATAAATAATTTAGATAAAAAAATAAATTTTCAAAATTTGAATATTTCATTGGGTGAAAAACAGAAAATACATCTGGCAAGAGTTTTGTATTTTTCAAAAGATAAAAATATTTTATTATTAGATGAGCCACTTTCAAATCTTGATTATAAAACCAAGGAAAATATTAAAGACTATTTGGGTAAATTAAAAGAGGAAAAAATAATACTGGTTGTATCCCATGAAAACCTATTTGATGATATTGCTAATAAAATTTATAACATAATTGATAATAAAATTCTTGAGGAAAGGAAGGAGGTGATAGAATGA
- a CDS encoding metal ABC transporter substrate-binding protein, with protein MHKKYLLILFLFIGILGYSINISVSINPYYLILKDIIDKNDTINVIVPSGKSPHTYSLSSKDIINIYKSDLIIFNGLNSEIFINKIITNIKKKKIPYLFISEIIPRNELILSDEHNNKNSHNEFFNPHVWLNPCLVYNYIIPDIVEKLVEINPSKKDVYINNAEILKEKLKLLDAYLLIKSREIEGGIITFHNSFPYFAKRYNINIAGVIENSPGVEPTISEMKKLTDLARKNKVKAIFSEPQLNKKLAEKLAKTLNLNLGILDPLGTNVNSIDELYLSTFLNILNAIR; from the coding sequence ATGCATAAGAAATATTTATTGATATTATTTTTATTTATTGGGATTTTAGGATATTCTATAAACATTTCTGTTTCTATAAATCCTTATTATTTAATTTTAAAAGATATTATTGATAAAAATGATACTATAAATGTGATAGTTCCTTCAGGCAAAAGTCCTCATACATATTCATTATCCTCAAAGGATATTATAAATATTTATAAAAGTGATCTCATAATTTTTAACGGATTAAATTCAGAAATATTTATAAATAAAATCATTACCAATATTAAAAAGAAGAAAATTCCGTACTTATTTATTTCTGAAATAATTCCGCGGAATGAATTGATTTTAAGTGATGAACACAATAATAAAAACAGCCATAATGAATTTTTTAATCCACATGTATGGTTAAATCCTTGTTTAGTATATAATTATATAATACCAGATATTGTTGAAAAGCTAGTTGAAATTAATCCTTCAAAAAAGGATGTTTATATTAATAATGCAGAAATCTTAAAAGAAAAATTAAAACTTTTGGATGCATATTTATTAATAAAATCACGAGAAATAGAGGGCGGTATTATTACTTTTCATAATTCATTTCCATATTTTGCCAAACGATATAATATAAATATTGCAGGAGTGATTGAGAACTCACCAGGTGTTGAACCGACAATATCTGAAATGAAAAAATTAACGGATTTAGCTAGAAAAAACAAAGTAAAAGCAATTTTTTCTGAGCCTCAATTAAATAAGAAATTAGCAGAAAAATTAGCAAAAACTTTAAATTTAAATCTTGGAATTTTAGATCCACTTGGTACAAATGTTAATTCTATAGATGAGTTATATTTATCGACATTTTTAAATATATTAAATGCGATAAGGTGA